In Campylobacter vulpis, a genomic segment contains:
- the rplK gene encoding 50S ribosomal protein L11, which produces MAKKVVGEIKLQIAATKANPSPPVGPALGQQGVNIMEFCKAFNERTKDMAGFNIPVVITVYADKSFTFITKQPPATDLIKKAAGISKGADNPLKNKVGKLTRAQVLEIVDKKLADLNTKDRDQAAKIIAGSARSMGVEIVD; this is translated from the coding sequence ATGGCTAAAAAAGTCGTAGGCGAAATTAAATTACAAATTGCTGCCACAAAAGCGAACCCATCACCTCCTGTTGGTCCAGCTTTAGGTCAGCAAGGTGTTAATATTATGGAATTCTGTAAGGCTTTTAATGAGAGAACGAAAGATATGGCAGGTTTTAATATCCCTGTTGTTATCACAGTTTATGCAGATAAAAGCTTTACTTTTATCACTAAGCAGCCTCCTGCTACGGATTTGATAAAAAAAGCAGCAGGCATTAGTAAAGGTGCGGACAATCCTCTTAAGAATAAGGTTGGTAAGCTAACTCGTGCGCAAGTTTTAGAAATTGTTGATAAAAAACTTGCAGATTTAAATACTAAAGACAGAGACCAGGCGGCAAAAATTATAGCAGGTTCGGCTCGTTCTATGGGTGTTGAAATTGTAGATTGA
- the rplA gene encoding 50S ribosomal protein L1, whose translation MAKITKRLQELTKKIDSKKDYVLNEAVDVVKTLASAKFDETVEIALKLNVDPRHADQMVRGSVVLPAGTGKKVRVAVIAKDAKADEAQAAGADIVGSDDLVEEIQKGNMNFDVLIATPNLMGLVGKVGRILGPKGLMPNPKTGTVTMDVAQAVHNAKSGQVNFRVDKQGNIHAGLGKVSFTKEKLLENISTFVKAINKHKPAAAKGRYIKNAALSLTMSPSVKLEVQELLDMK comes from the coding sequence ATGGCAAAAATTACAAAAAGATTACAAGAATTGACAAAAAAGATTGATTCTAAAAAAGATTATGTTTTAAACGAGGCGGTTGATGTAGTAAAAACTCTTGCTTCAGCTAAATTTGATGAAACGGTTGAAATTGCTTTAAAACTTAATGTTGATCCAAGACATGCTGATCAAATGGTGCGTGGTTCTGTTGTTTTACCTGCTGGAACAGGTAAGAAAGTGCGTGTGGCTGTCATTGCAAAAGATGCCAAAGCTGATGAAGCACAAGCTGCGGGAGCAGATATAGTAGGTAGTGATGATTTAGTCGAAGAAATTCAAAAGGGTAATATGAATTTTGATGTTTTAATTGCTACACCAAACTTGATGGGTCTTGTTGGTAAGGTCGGTAGAATTTTAGGACCTAAAGGCTTAATGCCTAACCCTAAGACTGGCACAGTAACTATGGATGTTGCACAAGCTGTGCATAATGCAAAAAGCGGACAAGTCAATTTCCGTGTTGATAAGCAAGGAAATATCCACGCAGGACTTGGAAAAGTGAGTTTTACAAAAGAGAAGCTTTTGGAAAATATTAGCACTTTTGTTAAAGCGATTAATAAGCATAAACCAGCTGCTGCAAAGGGAAGATATATTAAAAATGCGGCACTTTCTTTAACGATGAGTCCTTCTGTAAAACTTGAAGTTCAAGAGCTTTTAGATATGAAATAA
- the rplJ gene encoding 50S ribosomal protein L10 translates to MTRSEKVEVIAKLEEGFKASEAIVVCNYKGLSTKKLEELRNNARENGVEVKIIKNTLANIALNNSGKTGLVLKDTNIYLWGEDQLSVTKVAAKFEENNDLFQIKTAFIDGEVADIAKVKALAKMPSRNELLAMLLQVWNAPITNFTIGLNALKNKKETEN, encoded by the coding sequence GTGACTAGAAGCGAAAAAGTGGAAGTTATCGCTAAGCTTGAAGAGGGTTTTAAGGCAAGTGAGGCTATTGTGGTGTGTAATTACAAGGGTCTTAGCACAAAAAAGCTTGAAGAACTTAGAAATAACGCGAGAGAAAATGGTGTTGAAGTAAAAATTATTAAAAACACTTTGGCTAACATTGCTCTTAATAATTCCGGTAAAACAGGTTTAGTTCTTAAAGATACCAATATTTATCTCTGGGGCGAGGATCAATTAAGCGTTACTAAAGTCGCGGCGAAATTTGAAGAAAATAATGATTTATTTCAAATTAAAACTGCCTTTATTGACGGCGAAGTTGCAGATATTGCTAAGGTTAAAGCCTTGGCTAAGATGCCTTCACGTAATGAGTTGCTTGCTATGCTTTTGCAAGTTTGGAACGCACCGATTACAAATTTTACTATCGGTTTAAATGCGCTTAAAAATAAAAAAGAAACAGAAAATTAA
- the rplL gene encoding 50S ribosomal protein L7/L12, giving the protein MAISKEDVLEYISNLSVLELSELVKEFEEKFGVSAAPVMVAGGAAAGGGAAAAEEKTEFDIVLTDSGAKKIEVIKIVRALTGLGLKEAKDAVEQTPSTLKEGVAKADAEEAKKQLEEAGAKVELK; this is encoded by the coding sequence ATGGCAATTTCTAAAGAAGATGTATTAGAATATATTTCAAATTTGAGTGTTCTTGAATTATCAGAACTTGTAAAAGAATTTGAAGAAAAATTTGGCGTTTCTGCTGCTCCTGTTATGGTAGCAGGCGGTGCTGCTGCGGGTGGCGGTGCTGCTGCAGCTGAGGAAAAGACTGAATTTGACATCGTTTTAACTGATAGCGGTGCTAAGAAAATTGAAGTCATTAAAATCGTTCGTGCTCTTACAGGTCTTGGTCTTAAAGAGGCTAAAGATGCTGTAGAGCAAACTCCTTCAACTTTAAAAGAGGGTGTTGCTAAAGCAGATGCTGAAGAAGCTAAAAAACAACTCGAAGAAGCTGGTGCTAAGGTTGAGTTAAAATAA
- the rpoB gene encoding DNA-directed RNA polymerase subunit beta, which yields MLNNKLGNRFRVDFSNISKQIEIPNLLQLQKASFDYFLNLSDTKSESGIEKVFKSIFPIHDPQNRLSLEYVSSEIGKPKYTIRECMERGLTYSVNLKMKIRLTLHEKDEKTGEKVGIKDIKEQEIFIREIPLMTDRVSFIINGVERVVVNQLHRSPGVIFKEEESSTVANKLVYTAQIIPDRGSWLYFEYDAKDVLYVRINKRRKVPITMLFRALGYKKQDIIKLFYPIQTIHVKKDKFLTEFNPNDFIDRIEYDIKDEKGKVVHPAGKRLTKKKIEQLIKDGLKWVEYPLEVLINRYLASPIIDKQSGEMLFDSLTLIDEGKLAKIKEQKSFNIANDLANGVDAAIINSFIQDNETLKLLKQSENLEDENDLAAIRIYKVMRPGEPVVKDAAKAFVNDLFFNPERYDLTKVGRMKMNHKLALDVPEYTTVLTNEDIIKTAKYLIKVKNGKGYIDDRDHLGNRRIRSIGELLANELHLGLTKMQKAIRDKFSSLNADLDKVMPYDLINPKMITTTILEFFTGGQLSQFMDQTNPLSEVTHKRRLSALGEGGLVKERAGFEVRDVHATHYGRICPVETPEGQNIGLINTLSTYAKVNELGFVEAPYRKVENGKVSDEVIYLTATQEEGLFIAPASTKIDAKGYIIEEFVEARQDGETILARREEVQLIDLCSGMVVGVAASLIPFLEHDDANRALMGSNMQRQAVPLLTSSAPIVGTGMERIIARDAWEAIKARRGGVIEKVDNKSIFILGEDEKGPFIDHYSLEKNLRTNQNTNYVQHPIVKKGDVVKAGQIIADGPSMDQGELAIGKNALIAFMPWNGYNYEDAIVVSERIIREDTFTSVHIYEKEIEARELKDGVEEITKDIPNVKEDDVAHLDESGIAKIGTHIKPGMILVGKVSPKGEVKPTPEERLLRAIFGEKAGHVVNKSLYATASLEGVVVDVKIFTKKGYEKDDRALKSYDKEKIVLEKEYHDRLLMMDREEMLRVYALLAKAPLNSEQKVGSKTYKKGQKVSKEDLEKVNRFILTSLIKAYSKEVQKQYEDLKNHFQNEKKKFKAEHDEKLEVLEKDDILPSGVVKLVKIYIATKRKLKVGDKMAGRHGNKGIVSTIVPEVDMPYLPNGKSVDIALNPLGVPSRMNIGQILESHLGLVGLKLGEQIQEIFDKKQKDFIKNLRKKMLEICSIPRLANEKAFVENLNDEELLNYARDWSKGVKFATPVFEGVNIEEFAELFKMAKVDMDGKTELYDGRTGEKIAERVHVGCMYMLKLHHLVDEKVHARSTGPYSLVTQQPVGGKALFGGQRFGEMEVWALEAYGAAHTLREMLTIKSDDVEGRFSAYKALTKGENVPATGIPETFFVLTNELKSLALDVEIFDKDEENE from the coding sequence ATGTTAAATAATAAATTAGGAAATCGTTTTAGGGTAGATTTCTCCAATATTTCTAAACAAATTGAAATTCCAAATCTTCTTCAATTACAAAAAGCAAGTTTTGATTATTTTTTAAATCTTAGTGATACAAAGAGCGAAAGTGGTATAGAAAAGGTTTTCAAATCCATTTTTCCTATCCACGATCCACAAAATAGACTTTCGTTAGAATATGTAAGCAGTGAAATAGGTAAGCCAAAATACACTATAAGAGAATGTATGGAAAGAGGGCTAACTTATTCGGTAAATTTGAAAATGAAAATTCGTCTCACTCTTCATGAAAAAGATGAAAAAACGGGTGAAAAGGTTGGCATTAAGGATATTAAAGAACAAGAAATTTTCATACGCGAAATTCCTTTGATGACGGATAGGGTTTCTTTCATCATCAATGGTGTAGAAAGAGTTGTAGTTAATCAGCTTCATAGAAGTCCGGGTGTGATTTTTAAGGAAGAAGAAAGTTCCACTGTGGCAAATAAGCTTGTTTATACTGCTCAAATCATACCAGATCGTGGTTCGTGGCTTTATTTTGAATACGATGCTAAAGATGTGCTTTATGTGAGAATTAATAAACGCAGAAAAGTTCCTATAACTATGCTTTTTAGGGCTTTAGGTTATAAAAAACAAGATATTATAAAATTATTTTATCCTATTCAAACTATTCACGTAAAAAAAGATAAATTTTTAACAGAATTTAATCCTAATGATTTTATCGATAGAATCGAGTATGATATAAAAGATGAAAAAGGTAAGGTGGTTCACCCAGCAGGTAAAAGACTGACAAAAAAGAAAATTGAACAACTTATTAAAGATGGTTTAAAATGGGTGGAGTATCCTTTAGAGGTTCTTATAAATAGATACTTGGCAAGTCCTATTATTGATAAGCAAAGTGGAGAAATGCTTTTTGACTCTCTTACTCTCATTGATGAGGGAAAACTTGCTAAAATTAAAGAGCAAAAAAGCTTCAACATTGCTAATGACTTGGCAAATGGGGTCGATGCGGCAATTATTAATTCTTTCATACAAGATAATGAAACTTTAAAACTATTAAAGCAAAGCGAAAATTTAGAAGATGAAAATGATTTGGCAGCAATTAGAATTTATAAGGTTATGCGTCCGGGTGAACCTGTGGTAAAAGATGCTGCTAAAGCTTTTGTTAATGATTTATTTTTTAATCCAGAAAGATATGATTTAACTAAAGTGGGGCGTATGAAAATGAATCATAAATTAGCTCTTGATGTGCCTGAATATACCACCGTTTTAACAAATGAAGATATTATCAAAACTGCTAAATATCTTATAAAAGTAAAAAATGGCAAGGGCTATATTGACGATAGGGATCATTTAGGTAATCGTCGTATTCGATCTATTGGTGAACTTTTGGCAAATGAGCTTCATTTGGGGCTTACAAAAATGCAAAAGGCGATTAGAGATAAATTTAGCTCTTTAAATGCAGATTTGGATAAAGTGATGCCTTATGATTTGATTAATCCTAAGATGATTACAACTACAATTTTGGAATTTTTTACAGGTGGGCAATTATCACAATTTATGGATCAAACAAATCCTTTAAGTGAGGTTACTCACAAACGCCGTTTATCTGCACTTGGAGAGGGTGGTTTGGTAAAAGAAAGGGCAGGTTTTGAGGTGCGTGATGTGCATGCAACTCATTATGGTAGAATTTGTCCTGTTGAAACTCCAGAAGGTCAAAATATCGGTCTTATCAATACCCTTTCTACCTATGCTAAGGTTAATGAACTTGGTTTTGTTGAAGCTCCTTATAGAAAAGTGGAAAACGGCAAGGTGAGCGATGAGGTTATTTATCTTACTGCCACTCAAGAAGAGGGACTTTTCATTGCTCCAGCCTCGACAAAAATCGATGCTAAGGGTTATATCATCGAAGAATTTGTGGAAGCTAGACAGGACGGCGAAACTATCCTTGCAAGAAGAGAGGAAGTCCAACTCATCGACCTTTGCTCAGGTATGGTTGTGGGCGTAGCGGCGTCTTTGATACCATTTTTAGAACATGATGATGCTAACAGAGCCTTAATGGGTTCAAATATGCAACGCCAAGCCGTGCCTTTACTCACTTCTTCCGCACCTATTGTCGGTACAGGTATGGAAAGAATTATAGCTCGTGATGCGTGGGAGGCTATCAAAGCTAGACGAGGTGGAGTGATAGAAAAGGTTGATAATAAAAGCATATTTATTTTGGGTGAAGACGAGAAAGGTCCTTTTATTGATCATTACAGCTTAGAAAAGAATTTAAGAACGAATCAAAATACAAATTATGTCCAACACCCTATTGTTAAAAAGGGTGATGTGGTTAAAGCAGGGCAAATTATAGCCGATGGTCCTAGTATGGATCAAGGTGAGTTAGCTATAGGTAAAAATGCCCTCATCGCCTTTATGCCGTGGAATGGTTATAATTATGAAGATGCTATCGTTGTGAGTGAGAGAATTATCCGTGAGGATACTTTTACAAGTGTGCATATTTATGAAAAAGAAATTGAAGCGAGAGAATTAAAAGACGGCGTTGAGGAGATTACTAAAGATATCCCAAATGTTAAAGAAGATGATGTGGCACACCTTGATGAAAGTGGAATTGCAAAAATAGGGACACATATTAAGCCCGGTATGATTTTAGTCGGTAAGGTTTCTCCAAAAGGCGAGGTTAAGCCTACTCCAGAAGAAAGGCTTTTGAGGGCTATTTTTGGAGAAAAAGCAGGGCATGTTGTCAATAAATCTTTATATGCTACGGCTTCTTTAGAGGGCGTTGTCGTTGATGTAAAAATTTTCACTAAAAAAGGCTATGAGAAAGATGATAGGGCTTTAAAATCCTACGATAAAGAAAAAATAGTTTTAGAAAAAGAATATCACGACAGACTTTTAATGATGGACAGGGAGGAAATGCTAAGAGTGTATGCGCTTTTAGCTAAAGCTCCTTTAAATAGTGAACAAAAGGTCGGTTCAAAGACTTATAAAAAGGGACAAAAAGTCTCTAAGGAAGATTTAGAAAAGGTCAATCGTTTTATTTTAACAAGCCTTATTAAAGCTTATTCTAAAGAAGTGCAAAAGCAATATGAGGATTTAAAAAATCACTTCCAAAATGAAAAGAAAAAATTTAAAGCCGAACACGATGAAAAGCTTGAGGTTTTAGAAAAAGATGATATTTTACCAAGTGGAGTTGTCAAACTTGTAAAAATTTATATTGCAACAAAAAGAAAGCTCAAAGTTGGTGATAAAATGGCTGGGCGCCACGGAAATAAGGGCATAGTTTCTACCATAGTTCCTGAAGTGGATATGCCTTATCTTCCAAATGGAAAAAGCGTAGATATAGCTTTAAATCCACTTGGTGTGCCTAGCCGTATGAATATAGGACAAATTTTAGAAAGCCATTTAGGACTTGTGGGCTTGAAATTAGGTGAACAAATTCAAGAAATTTTTGACAAAAAACAAAAAGATTTTATCAAAAACTTACGCAAAAAAATGCTTGAAATTTGCTCTATCCCACGCCTTGCAAATGAAAAAGCTTTCGTGGAGAATTTAAATGATGAAGAGCTTTTAAACTATGCAAGAGATTGGAGTAAGGGTGTGAAATTTGCCACTCCTGTTTTTGAGGGGGTTAATATAGAGGAATTTGCCGAGCTTTTCAAAATGGCAAAGGTCGATATGGACGGAAAAACGGAGCTTTATGACGGACGCACAGGCGAAAAAATCGCAGAAAGAGTGCATGTAGGCTGTATGTATATGCTAAAACTTCATCACCTAGTCGATGAAAAAGTGCATGCAAGAAGCACGGGACCTTATTCTCTTGTTACCCAACAACCAGTCGGCGGTAAAGCTCTCTTTGGAGGACAGAGATTTGGGGAAATGGAAGTTTGGGCTTTGGAGGCTTATGGAGCGGCACATACTTTGCGTGAAATGCTTACTATAAAATCTGATGATGTTGAAGGTCGTTTTAGTGCCTATAAGGCTTTAACTAAGGGTGAAAATGTCCCAGCCACAGGCATACCTGAAACCTTTTTTGTTTTGACAAATGAGCTAAAATCTTTAGCCTTAGATGTTGAGATTTTTGATAAGGACGAGGAAAATGAGTAA
- the rpoC gene encoding DNA-directed RNA polymerase subunit beta', with product MSKFKVIEIKEENRPRDFEAFQLRLASPERIKSWSYGEVKKPETINYRTLKPERDGLFCAKIFGPIRDYECLCGKYKKMRFKGVKCEKCGVEVANSKVRRSRMGHIELVTPVAHIWYVNSLPSRIGTLLGVKMKDLERVLYYEAYIVENPGEAYYDNENSKKVEFCDVLNEEQYQSLMQRYENTDFKARMGGEVVRDLLANLDLVALLNQLKEQMQATNSEAKKKTIIKRLKVVENFLNSNINANIDSEDAVPNRPEWMMITNLPVLPPDLRPLVALDGGKFAVSDVNDLYRRVINRNTRLKKLIELDAPEIIIRNEKRMLQEAVDALFDNGRRANAVKGANKRPLKSLSEIIKGKQGRFRQNLLGKRVDFSGRSVIVVGPKLRMDQCGLPKKMALELFKPHLLAKLEEKGYATTVKQAKKMIENKTNEVWECLEEVVEGHPVMLNRAPTLHKLSIQAFHPVLVEGKAIQLHPLVCAAFNADFDGDQMAVHVPLSQEAIAECKVLMLSSMNILLPASGKSVTVPSQDMVLGIYYLSLEKVGAKGAHKICTGIDEVVMAMESNCLDIHANIQTIIDGRKCATTAGRLIIKSILPDFVPENMWNKVLKKKDIAALVDYVYKQGGLKITASFLDKLKNLGFEYATKAGVSISIADIIVPNEKQKAIDAAKKQVREIQNSYNLGLITSGERYNKIIDIWKSTNNILSKEMMELVQKDKEGFNSIYMMADSGARGSAAQISQLAAMRGLMTKPDGSIIETPIISNFREGLNVLEYFISTHGARKGLADTALKTANAGYLTRKLIDVAQNVKITTYDCGTHEGIEINEITADSSIVETLEERILGRVLAEDVIDPITNFVLFAEGALIDEEKARVLTESGIKSVNIRTPITCKAKKGICAKCYGVNLGEGKLVKPGEAVGIISAQSIGEPGTQLTLRTFHSGGTASTDLQDRQVSAQKEGFIRFYNLKTYKNKEGKSIVANRRNAAILLVEPKIKAPFKGTISIESIHEDVIVSIKDKKKEAKFILRKYDLAKPNELAGVSGNIDGKLYLPYQNGALVNENESIVEAIKEGWNVPNRIPYASEILVNDGDPIVQDIKAGEKGTLKFYILKGDGLDRVRKVKKGDIVKEKGFFVVIADENDHESKRHYIPRESKIEFDDSAVIDDVNAIIASAAKKDKSVIAEWDAYNNAIIAEIDGVVSFEDIEAGYSADEQLDEATGKRSLVINEYLPSGVRPTLLIAGKGDKTVRYQLEPKTVIFINDGDKVSQADILAKTPKAVAKSKDITGGLPRVSELFEARKPKNAAVIAEIDGVVRFDKPLRSKERIIIEAEDGSSAEYLIDKAKHIQVRDGEFIHAGEKLTDGLISSHDVLKILGEKALHYYLISEIQQVYRGQGVVISDKHIEVIVSQMLRQVRVVDSGHTKFIEGDLVSRRKFREENEKIVKMGGEPAIAEPVLLGVTRAAIGSDSVISAASFQETTKVLTEASIAGKFDYLEDLKENVILGRIIPVGTGLYGEQNLKLKEQE from the coding sequence ATGAGTAAATTTAAAGTAATAGAAATCAAAGAAGAAAACCGACCAAGAGATTTTGAAGCTTTTCAATTAAGACTAGCTAGCCCTGAAAGGATTAAGTCTTGGTCTTATGGAGAGGTTAAAAAGCCTGAAACGATTAATTACCGCACTTTAAAGCCTGAAAGAGATGGACTTTTTTGTGCGAAAATTTTTGGACCGATTCGAGATTACGAATGCCTTTGTGGTAAGTATAAAAAAATGCGTTTTAAGGGCGTAAAATGTGAGAAATGTGGCGTTGAAGTTGCAAATTCAAAAGTGCGTCGCTCTAGAATGGGACACATAGAGCTTGTAACGCCAGTAGCACACATTTGGTATGTCAATTCCCTCCCAAGTCGTATAGGAACTTTGCTTGGCGTTAAGATGAAGGATTTAGAACGTGTGCTGTATTATGAAGCGTATATCGTGGAAAATCCTGGCGAGGCTTATTATGATAATGAAAATTCCAAAAAAGTCGAATTTTGTGATGTTTTGAATGAAGAGCAGTATCAAAGCTTGATGCAACGCTATGAAAATACCGATTTTAAAGCAAGGATGGGCGGCGAAGTCGTGCGAGATTTACTCGCAAATTTAGATTTAGTGGCTCTTTTAAATCAGCTTAAAGAACAAATGCAAGCGACAAATTCTGAAGCCAAGAAAAAGACAATTATCAAACGCTTGAAAGTGGTGGAAAATTTCTTAAATTCTAACATCAATGCTAATATTGACAGCGAAGATGCGGTGCCAAATCGCCCTGAGTGGATGATGATTACAAATTTGCCTGTTTTGCCACCTGATTTGCGTCCGCTTGTTGCTTTAGATGGAGGCAAATTCGCGGTTAGTGATGTTAATGACTTGTATCGCCGCGTGATTAATAGAAACACAAGACTTAAAAAACTCATCGAGCTTGACGCACCTGAAATTATTATTAGAAATGAAAAAAGAATGTTGCAAGAAGCCGTTGATGCCCTATTTGATAATGGTCGTCGTGCAAATGCTGTCAAGGGAGCAAACAAAAGACCACTTAAGTCTTTGAGTGAGATTATTAAGGGTAAGCAAGGGCGTTTTAGACAAAATTTGTTGGGAAAAAGGGTGGATTTTTCTGGTCGTAGTGTTATTGTTGTGGGACCTAAGCTTAGAATGGACCAGTGTGGTTTGCCTAAAAAAATGGCTTTAGAACTTTTCAAACCACATCTTTTAGCCAAGCTTGAAGAAAAGGGCTATGCGACTACTGTTAAGCAGGCTAAAAAAATGATAGAAAATAAAACAAACGAGGTTTGGGAATGCCTTGAAGAGGTAGTTGAAGGACATCCTGTAATGCTTAACCGTGCCCCAACTTTACATAAACTTTCTATACAAGCTTTTCACCCTGTTTTGGTCGAGGGTAAGGCGATTCAGTTGCACCCCTTAGTGTGTGCGGCGTTTAATGCGGACTTTGACGGGGATCAAATGGCTGTGCATGTGCCTCTTTCTCAAGAAGCCATTGCTGAGTGTAAGGTTTTAATGCTTTCTTCTATGAATATTCTTCTACCAGCGAGTGGAAAATCCGTAACAGTGCCTTCTCAGGATATGGTTTTGGGAATTTATTATCTTTCTTTAGAAAAAGTGGGTGCAAAAGGAGCGCATAAAATTTGCACAGGTATTGATGAGGTTGTAATGGCGATGGAGTCAAATTGCCTTGATATTCATGCAAATATCCAAACCATTATCGATGGGCGTAAATGTGCGACTACGGCTGGGCGTTTGATTATCAAGTCCATTTTGCCTGATTTTGTTCCTGAAAATATGTGGAATAAGGTGCTAAAGAAAAAAGACATCGCCGCTTTGGTCGATTATGTTTATAAGCAAGGTGGTTTAAAAATTACTGCAAGTTTCTTAGATAAGCTTAAGAATCTAGGTTTTGAGTATGCGACTAAAGCGGGTGTTTCTATCTCCATAGCTGATATTATCGTGCCAAATGAAAAGCAAAAGGCTATTGATGCCGCTAAAAAACAGGTAAGAGAAATTCAAAATTCTTACAATCTAGGCTTAATCACTTCAGGTGAAAGATATAATAAAATCATCGATATTTGGAAAAGCACGAATAATATTTTATCAAAAGAGATGATGGAGCTTGTGCAAAAGGACAAAGAGGGCTTTAATTCTATTTATATGATGGCAGATAGTGGTGCAAGAGGTAGTGCGGCACAAATTTCGCAACTTGCCGCAATGAGAGGTTTGATGACTAAGCCTGATGGGAGCATTATTGAAACGCCTATTATTTCAAATTTCCGTGAAGGACTTAATGTGCTTGAGTATTTTATCTCTACGCACGGTGCTAGAAAGGGGCTTGCCGATACAGCTCTTAAAACGGCAAATGCTGGGTATTTGACAAGAAAACTCATCGATGTGGCACAAAATGTTAAAATTACAACTTATGATTGTGGCACACACGAGGGCATTGAGATTAATGAAATCACTGCCGATAGTTCTATAGTAGAGACCTTGGAAGAGAGAATTTTGGGTAGGGTTTTGGCTGAAGATGTGATTGACCCTATTACAAATTTTGTTCTTTTTGCTGAGGGAGCTTTGATTGACGAAGAGAAAGCTAGGGTGCTTACTGAAAGTGGGATTAAGAGTGTGAATATCCGCACTCCTATCACTTGTAAGGCTAAAAAAGGAATTTGTGCGAAGTGTTATGGGGTAAATCTTGGCGAGGGTAAGCTTGTCAAGCCCGGTGAGGCAGTGGGAATTATCTCAGCACAATCTATCGGTGAGCCGGGGACTCAGCTGACCCTTAGAACTTTTCATAGTGGTGGAACGGCTAGCACGGATTTGCAAGATAGACAAGTGAGCGCACAAAAAGAGGGTTTTATAAGATTTTATAATCTTAAAACCTATAAAAATAAAGAGGGTAAAAGTATAGTCGCAAATCGTAGAAATGCGGCAATTTTACTTGTTGAGCCTAAAATTAAAGCTCCATTTAAGGGAACTATTAGTATAGAAAGCATCCACGAAGATGTGATTGTGTCGATTAAAGATAAGAAAAAAGAGGCGAAGTTTATACTAAGAAAATACGACCTTGCTAAACCAAATGAGTTAGCTGGTGTGAGTGGAAATATAGACGGAAAGCTTTATTTGCCATATCAAAATGGTGCTTTGGTTAATGAAAATGAAAGTATAGTCGAGGCGATTAAGGAGGGGTGGAATGTGCCTAATCGTATCCCTTATGCGAGTGAAATTTTGGTTAATGATGGCGATCCTATCGTGCAAGATATTAAAGCGGGCGAAAAAGGAACTTTGAAATTTTATATCCTTAAAGGCGATGGGCTTGATAGAGTGCGTAAGGTTAAAAAGGGCGATATAGTCAAAGAAAAAGGTTTTTTTGTTGTGATTGCAGATGAAAATGACCACGAGTCAAAAAGACATTATATCCCTAGAGAGTCTAAAATAGAATTTGATGATAGTGCGGTGATAGATGATGTCAATGCCATTATTGCAAGTGCGGCGAAAAAAGATAAAAGTGTGATTGCTGAGTGGGATGCGTATAATAATGCTATCATAGCGGAGATTGACGGCGTGGTAAGTTTTGAGGATATTGAGGCAGGTTATAGTGCAGATGAGCAACTTGACGAGGCGACTGGAAAGCGTTCTTTGGTGATTAATGAGTATTTACCAAGTGGTGTGCGTCCTACCCTACTCATAGCGGGGAAAGGGGATAAGACTGTGCGTTATCAGCTTGAGCCAAAGACGGTCATTTTTATCAACGATGGCGATAAGGTTTCGCAAGCAGATATTTTAGCTAAAACTCCTAAGGCGGTGGCTAAGTCTAAGGATATTACGGGCGGTTTGCCGCGTGTAAGTGAGCTTTTTGAAGCGAGAAAGCCTAAAAATGCTGCTGTGATAGCGGAGATTGACGGCGTGGTGCGTTTTGATAAACCTTTGCGTTCAAAAGAGAGAATTATCATCGAGGCTGAAGACGGCTCAAGTGCCGAGTATCTCATCGATAAAGCCAAGCATATCCAAGTGAGAGATGGCGAATTTATCCACGCAGGCGAAAAGCTTACAGACGGCTTAATCTCAAGCCACGATGTGCTTAAGATTTTAGGCGAAAAAGCTTTGCATTATTATCTTATAAGCGAAATTCAGCAAGTGTATCGTGGGCAAGGCGTTGTGATTTCTGATAAGCATATTGAGGTGATTGTCTCTCAAATGTTAAGACAGGTGAGAGTGGTTGATAGTGGGCATACGAAATTTATTGAGGGAGATTTAGTTTCACGCCGCAAATTTCGCGAAGAAAATGAAAAAATCGTTAAAATGGGCGGAGAACCAGCCATAGCAGAACCTGTGCTTTTAGGGGTAACTAGAGCAGCCATAGGAAGCGATAGTGTCATCTCGGCAGCCTCTTTCCAAGAAACAACCAAGGTGCTAACCGAAGCAAGTATAGCGGGTAAATTTGACTACTTGGAAGACTTAAAAGAAAATGTCATTTTAGGTCGCATTATCCCTGTTGGAACAGGACTTTATGGTGAGCAAAATTTAAAACTTAAAGAACAAGAATAG
- a CDS encoding IclR family transcriptional regulator domain-containing protein, which yields MCCMLEKIDANNQTQLKSFIGTSYLAYIISLNKTLLTNKSKNELKIYSQAFQKITKNTITSKNCTKNYNKK from the coding sequence ATGTGCTGTATGTTAGAAAAAATAGACGCCAATAATCAAACCCAACTAAAATCTTTCATAGGCACCTCTTATTTAGCCTATATAATCTCTTTAAACAAGACTTTATTAACAAATAAAAGCAAAAATGAGTTAAAAATCTACTCACAAGCTTTTCAAAAAATCACAAAAAATACTATAACATCAAAAAATTGCACTAAGAATTATAATAAAAAATAA